From Salinirubellus salinus, the proteins below share one genomic window:
- a CDS encoding DM13 domain-containing protein produces MQNRTVVALGVAALSVVGGVFVFDVFFAAEASTQAVDTPLPEGAVVLSEGRFEGKAGHDVSGRVQLVELDGEHYLRFVDYDQEQGPDVFVYLTPAEDPDTGAEIAAGRRILVDGGADGGESTVEGTFLQRIPGDVDPADYRGVGVWCDRFRTPFGAATLR; encoded by the coding sequence ATGCAGAACCGGACCGTCGTCGCACTCGGTGTGGCCGCCCTCTCCGTGGTGGGTGGCGTGTTCGTCTTCGACGTCTTCTTCGCCGCCGAGGCGTCGACGCAGGCGGTGGACACGCCGCTCCCCGAGGGGGCCGTCGTCCTCTCCGAGGGTCGCTTCGAGGGGAAGGCCGGGCACGACGTCTCCGGCCGCGTCCAGCTGGTCGAACTCGACGGCGAGCACTACCTCCGGTTCGTCGACTACGACCAGGAGCAGGGGCCGGACGTCTTCGTCTACCTGACGCCAGCCGAGGACCCCGACACGGGCGCCGAGATCGCCGCGGGGCGTCGCATCCTCGTCGACGGTGGCGCCGACGGCGGCGAGTCGACCGTCGAGGGGACGTTCCTCCAGCGAATCCCGGGCGACGTCGACCCCGCCGACTACCGGGGCGTCGGCGTCTGGTGTGACCGCTTCCGCACGCCGTTCGGGGCGGCCACCCTCCGATGA
- a CDS encoding zinc ribbon domain-containing protein, whose translation MHTLVQRLVLGGRRSDPYVECRDCGTTLSPPPVSCPSCGSDDAVHYDLS comes from the coding sequence GTGCACACACTCGTCCAGCGACTCGTCCTCGGTGGCCGCCGGTCCGACCCCTACGTGGAGTGCCGCGACTGCGGCACCACGCTCTCGCCGCCCCCGGTATCCTGTCCTTCGTGCGGGTCGGACGACGCCGTCCACTACGACCTCTCCTAG
- the mnhG gene encoding monovalent cation/H(+) antiporter subunit G produces the protein MDLLVPLVADGGGATPGGGPVRTAVTIALVLVGLFFLGVGAVGLLRLPDVYNRMHATSKATTLGAASVFLAGFVHFGPQGAGLVSLVGILFLFLTAPTGAHMISRAAQRMGVDFWGDVTWPGGEGVDDPTREGADQTER, from the coding sequence ATGGACCTCCTCGTCCCTCTGGTCGCCGACGGTGGCGGCGCCACGCCCGGTGGTGGCCCTGTCCGCACGGCTGTGACCATCGCGCTCGTCCTCGTCGGCCTGTTCTTCCTCGGCGTCGGTGCCGTCGGACTCCTGCGACTGCCGGACGTCTACAACCGGATGCACGCCACCTCGAAGGCGACGACGCTCGGCGCCGCGAGCGTCTTCCTCGCCGGGTTCGTCCACTTCGGCCCGCAGGGCGCCGGTCTCGTCTCGCTCGTCGGCATCCTGTTCCTGTTCCTCACCGCGCCGACCGGGGCGCACATGATCTCGCGTGCGGCCCAGCGGATGGGCGTTGACTTCTGGGGCGACGTCACCTGGCCCGGCGGCGAGGGCGTCGACGACCCCACGCGCGAGGGCGCCGACCAGACCGAGCGGTGA